CTCTTGTCCAATATGAATGTTATTGAACTATTACCTAACACATATCGCATTAAAAAATTCTATTTTAAATTGACAATTTTCCTCTAATAAATGAGATTAGAAATCTTTATATATCATATCTTATTTACACTAAAAAtcttaacattaaaaattaaaaacttcTAGATGAATTATGAATTGTGTGTTCTTTTTAAGTAGGTAATAGTAGAAGAGAGAATCCAAATAGTTTTGGATCCTTTGTGCATCTCAATCTCCTAAGCTATCTCCTAATTAGCTTATTGAATGTTCACCGAAATTTTATCGTAAACAAGATTATGagtatcaaagatgtagatataatagttacACTTTGCTGAACTGTCCAAAAGCACACTTAAAAAAGAACCGTTCAAAACTTAGGGTGATTGTTCTTTTGATGACTTAAAATTAAAGTTAAAAGGAAAAGATCATTACTAACTACAGGTATAAAAAAGCACGGTTGAAAGAAATTTGAAACTCTTTGGAAATGCTAAAAAATGAATATTGAGATACATATTCAATTGACCGGGATCTAATAGTTACAAGTATAGCCTCTTGGGCTTGAAAATcgctacaaaaaatgaatgaataaaagaattgaattaatgGATTTGGTGAAACTAGTTGTATCTCAATCCTTCGAACTCAGTCGAATGCCTAGCGAGTGCATTCAGCAGGGAAGCCCTGTGGAAACCTTTTACTGTCCGAACAGTAATTGTAAATCATGTAGTTTTCGCGCACCCATTCAAGTTTCTGCTGCTCACTCGACTCCAACGCCTCTGCACCATACCATGAATTCACAGAGCAATCAGAGGAGGCAGAGCATGTCTCTGCTTTGAAATTTCCATAAGATGCCACAAATGGAGATTTGCTCCAGTCGATCTTCACTGCACCGCCTCTGGTTGCCCAATTGTCTGCGTTCCACAGGCTTGAGTATATTCTCATCGCTTGATTCTTCGGATATGCAACGCCCAAATCTTCGCTGTTCTTGAACACTCTCACTGGAGTTCCATCCACAGAAAACCTGCACAATATCAGAAATACACATTATCAACTACAAAAATGATCTTAAAAGTAGAGGGCCAGGCCCGAGAGGACATTCAATAGCTGATTTGAAGTTGCAGGGATTATATTAACGTTACTTACATAATTTGTTGGGGATTCCAGAGCAGGGAGTAAGTGTGGAAGTCTGCTGTTGGGTCGAACCAAAGGTAGAATTGCTGCTCCCGACCGCCTTTTCCTTGTGAGAAAACATTGGTGTGCATAATATAGGGATCTCCAGACAGATTTCCCAGGAACTCGAAGTCTATTTCATTGTGTTTATCCCCTTGTGACGAGAGCTGCAGCAGATCATCACCATTTTATTAGACCATACTCAACTTCCCACAACAATACTACTAGTACTACCCACTACTCATTTCAGGAGTGCAGAGTGAATCGAAGGGGCAAACTTACATAGTATGCAGTAACAGTACCGGCGGAGTTACCAGGCACCAGCTTGATTTGCATATCAATCTTGCCAAATAGATATTCATTCTTGGATTGGAACCCTGAACCTGTTTTCATACAGCAGAGGCAGAGGAGATAAGGATCCATTCAACATACcgtaaaaatcatatatatatatatatgcagtaaACATATGAGATAAATACCTGAGGACTGATCGAGAGTAAGCTGCAAGCGTTGGCCATTGTCAAGTATCTTAGCCTGATCATTTCCCCATGTGATATCGAAGTCATTGTAAAAATTTGCAGAGACAAGGTGGGAGAATGCAAGTGCAAGGCTTAAGAGGAGAGCACATAGAATGAGGTCCATTGAAACTGAAGACAAGAATGCAAACCGTATGAGTATTGATAGAGGTAAAGATGATGTGAATGTTGGATTGCAGAAGGAAATCGATGGAATTTATATACATAGGCAGGGTCAGGTAAGAAATGGAAAGTAGCAAGAAATTTCACCTAGAGTTGTTAAAGTGGATGAGTTAGTGCGCGCTTTGTATTTACAGCGAGTAAAGGTTTTGGGATTTGTTGCACTCGGAGATCCAGCTGGAAGAGTGTAGTGTTGAGTACAGGTAGCATAGCTGTGTACATTATGCAACAGCTGGCGTAGGTGTGCGGATTATGAAAGAGGAGTTGTATTCCATAAGTGTGGGTGCAGTTCCGAGGCTACTTAAAATGTAGTTTCTTGGATGTCGACATCTCACCTGTCCACAAAGCGGTCAAACGCCACATACCGCgtgttttttttaatattcttcAAACATGTGAGGAGGACGCTGGTATACTTATTGGAATAGTATTTAATTGTAACGGTAGATTTTGTATACCAAtgtctctctttttttttgaaGAATGGTTTAATAATTGATAGAATATTATATTTAGCTGATAGGTTCTCTGTTTGGGCTTTTGTCCATCAAAGTGTCAGTGTTCTGGTAATTATCGGACTTCCGACATCTTTTCGACCACTCTTCATTTTCAGAGAATGACATGTTTTTGTTTGGGTAGTCActtgattttatgtgttttatCATTTATTATCTAGCAGTGAAACTGTACGACTCCAACAGTTTGACAGTGACATTTATGTCGATTGGTGGTGTTTGTTAATATCTTAGGGTTCAGTGAAAGAAATTATGTGATTGTGCAAATTCTTTAGTTACTACCTGAAATTTGTCGTCCTACTTGCTTGGGTGTGTCTTCCTGGCGACAAGTAGTTCAATCATAAGCAACTCAAACCCTAGATGTTTTGCCACGTTCAAGGGTTGTGTGGTTGTTTGTTGGAGAATGTATCTATGCAGACTGTCAGGTATGCCTGCTTCAAACCCTATCCCGAAGATTGTAGGTTATTGGGtttctttttattttggtttgGTGGTGTTTTTGAACTCTAAGGATTCTAGCATGTTGGCATTTTGTTAACGGAAATCGGATTTAGGGTGAACTATTTTAGCCCCTTTATCCATCGCCATGAGGAGAAACAACGAATGCAAGAGATAAAAAGAGAAGTCTGGGTCAAGAGTGACAAAAAACAAAAATTTTCACAAAGTGATTCTTCCAACTTTGAGCAGAGCCGTACATCAGGGGAACATGGGCACTTTTGGAGATTCGTATGTTTGCTTGAAACCCTACCTTGTAGATTTGTCGGTTGTTGGGTTTCTTTGTGTTTCATTTCTTTGTTGTTCTTGCAAGTAGGGTTTTATTTTCTAAATCAATGAAATATTCGATTTAAACATTGGTTTGCTTTCTCTATTTTGTCATTTTCCCCACGAAACAACTATATAGAAAAGGGTCGCAGAGATAGATCCAAGTGTGCATGGCTTGTTTTGGGTATGGTGATTTTAATTGTTGGAT
This genomic interval from Cryptomeria japonica unplaced genomic scaffold, Sugi_1.0 HiC_scaffold_165, whole genome shotgun sequence contains the following:
- the LOC131057089 gene encoding xyloglucan endotransglucosylase protein 1, which codes for MDLILCALLLSLALAFSHLVSANFYNDFDITWGNDQAKILDNGQRLQLTLDQSSGSGFQSKNEYLFGKIDMQIKLVPGNSAGTVTAYYLSSQGDKHNEIDFEFLGNLSGDPYIMHTNVFSQGKGGREQQFYLWFDPTADFHTYSLLWNPQQIMFSVDGTPVRVFKNSEDLGVAYPKNQAMRIYSSLWNADNWATRGGAVKIDWSKSPFVASYGNFKAETCSASSDCSVNSWYGAEALESSEQQKLEWVRENYMIYNYCSDSKRFPQGFPAECTR